Proteins found in one Lachancea thermotolerans CBS 6340 chromosome C complete sequence genomic segment:
- a CDS encoding uncharacterized protein (conserved hypothetical protein) — MLSKSSSVRRIKTDKKRHSMVLTPSSLDLSSIYGTKNSNKSMDALVPERSSTQRKSNGKSRMKRSTVLLDDNMVREYNLAIQELNNFGSGAGTALPRSGASTANSSVSTSTSMSSLFSRESSMSIHDLMYQDCGEDETSTGNALEKGEVVTLNSHTAQSWSRAIDDVPLEGSQRTQLDFF, encoded by the coding sequence ATGCTTTCTAAGAGTTCGAGCGTGAGGAGGATCAAGACAGATAAGAAGAGGCACTCGATGGTGCTTACGCCCTCAAGCCTAGATCTGTCAAGTATCTATGGTACAAAGAACAGCAACAAGTCGATGGACGCCCTTGTGCCTGAAAGATCGTCAACACAACGGAAGAGCAACGGGAAATCAAGAATGAAGCGCAGCACAGTCTTGCTGGACGATAACATGGTGCGCGAGTATAACTTAGCAATTCAGGAGCTGAATAACTTCGGTAGCGGCGCCGGCACTGCTCTGCCTCGCTCTGGTGCCTCAACTGCAAATAGCTCTGTCTCTACGTCGACGAGCATGTCGTCGCTCTTTTCGCGAGAGAGCTCGATGTCGATCCACGATTTAATGTACCAAGACTGTGGTGAGGATGAAACAAGCACCGGAAACGCCCTAGAGAAGGGCGAGGTTGTAACACTCAACTCGCACACCGCTCAAAGTTGGAGTCGTGCGATAGACGACGTCCCTCTCGAGGGTTCCCAAAGGACACAGTTAGACTTCTTCTGA
- the DET1 gene encoding acid phosphatase DET1 (similar to uniprot|Q7LHX4 Saccharomyces cerevisiae YDR051C Hypothetical ORF) encodes MGHHKPRLIILVRHGESVSNKDKSVNQHMPNHLIPLTDNGWKQARRSGSELLQLLNVDDPQIVKDLAEKFAWEGDHRKPLKQDYRNVNKNLDSNIVFYTSPYRRTRETLRGMLDVLDEYNKRNCGVSARDNDGYQPSVKSRLAHWQCPEFPHGFYENTESRDLIASLNRTAAHKTYVHYRVKDEPRIREQDFGNFQELSSMRDVMSTRANYGHFFFRFPQGESAADVYDRCSSFQETLFRHFNQPDRKPRDVVVLVTHGIYLRVFLMKWFRWTYEEFEAFTNVPNGSLVVMELDTELDRYVLRTTLPKWC; translated from the coding sequence ATGGGCCACCATAAGCCGAGACTAATAATCCTGGTCAGACATGGCGAGAGCGTGTCGAATAAGGACAAATCCGTCAACCAACACATGCCCAATCACCTCATACCGCTGACCGATAATGGTTGGAAGCAAGCGCGGCGCTCCGGTTCGGAACTGTTGCAGCTGCTTAACGTGGACGACCCGCAGATTGTCAAGGACCTCGCAGAGAAGTTCGCGTGGGAGGGCGATCACCGCAAGCCGCTGAAACAGGACTACCGCAATGTtaacaagaacttggatTCGAACATAGTGTTTTACACCTCGCCGTATAGGCGGACACGAGAGACCCTCCGCGGGATGTTGGATGTGCTGGACGAGTACAACAAGCGCAATTGCGGGGTCTCTGCCCGCGACAATGACGGCTACCAGCCGTCGGTCAAGAGCCGTCTCGCACATTGGCAATGCCCCGAGTTCCCCCACGGATTCTACGAAAACACTGAGTCGCGCGATCTGATCGCCAGCCTTAATCGTACTGCGGCGCACAAAACCTACGTGCATTACCGCGTCAAGGACGAGCCCCGCATTCGCGAACAAGACTTCGGAAACTTCCAGGAGCTCTCGTCCATGCGCGACGTCATGAGCACGCGTGCCAACTACGGCCATTTTTTCTTCCGCTTTCCACAAGGCGAAAGTGCCGCCGATGTCTACGACcgctgctccagcttcCAGGAGACGCTCTTCCGCCACTTCAACCAGCCCGACCGCAAGCCGCGCGACGTCGTCGTGCTTGTTACCCACGGCATCTACCTGCgcgtcttcttgatgaagtgGTTCCGCTGGACTTACGAAGAATTCGAGGCTTTCACTAATGTTCCCAATGGATCGCTGGTCGTCATGGAGCTCGACACGGAGCTTGATCGTTACGTCCTTCGGACGACACTGCCCAAGTGGTGCTGA
- the ALG14 gene encoding N-acetylglucosaminyldiphosphodolichol N-acetylglucosaminyltransferase anchoring subunit ALG14 (similar to uniprot|P38242 Saccharomyces cerevisiae YBR070C ALG14 Essential protein required for the second step of dolichyl-linked oligosaccharide synthesis; involved in N-linked glycosylation; similar to bacterial glycosyltransferases) — protein sequence MGYTLCLFALVFLQALVVRTLWVIPIFGIREGAELSEKRGLQAGRALRLFVFLGSGGHTGEMLRLLDNYRTALLRPGTQLYVGFSDEASLRKFQTTVGANLSGVEVQFLRFSKAREVGASWLASTRSVAFSFVQSLWCLTWLKWQFVGQQHLVLLNGPGTCCIIASWLKMLEIVTLTRSKIVYVESLARTDTLSLSGKLLYPLVDEFVVQWDELYERYDRARCYGILV from the coding sequence ATGGGCTACACATTATGCCTTTTCGCGCTTGTTTTTCTACAGGCGTTGGTTGTGAGAACTCTGTGGGTAATACCAATATTCGGTATCCGTGAGGGGGCGGAGCTAAGCGAGAAGCGAGGTTTGCAGGCGGGGCGGGCACTGCGGCTGTTTGTGTTCCTCGGATCGGGAGGACATACGGGAGAGATGCTGCGGCTGTTGGACAACTACCGGACAGCGCTTCTACGACCAGGGACACAGCTCTACGTTGGCTTTTCGGATGAGGCGAGTTTGCGTAAATTTCAAACCACGGTGGGGGCTAATTTGTCCGGTGTTGAGGTTCAGTTCTTGCGTTTTTCGAAGGCGCGTGAGGTCGGGGCGTCGTGGCTAGCGTCGACTCGGAGCGTTGCATTTTCGTTCGTACAATCCCTTTGGTGCCTGACCTGGCTGAAGTGGCAGTTCGTTGGCCAGCAACATCTGGTACTATTGAATGGGCCAGGCACTTGCTGCATTATAGCCAGTTGGCTTAAAATGCTCGAGATCGTGACGCTGACGCGATCTAAGATCGTATATGTAGAGAGCCTTGCTCGCACTGATACCCTAAGCCTAAGTGGGAAACTCTTGTATCCGCTTGTGGACGAGTTTGTGGTGCAGTGGGACGAGCTTTATGAGCGGTATGACCGTGCCCGCTGCTACGGAATTTTGGTATAG
- the TPI1 gene encoding triose-phosphate isomerase TPI1 (highly similar to uniprot|P00942 Saccharomyces cerevisiae YDR050C TPI1 induced under stress conditions triosephosphate isomerase), with translation MARTFFVGGNFKLNGNKQSIKEIVERINKASIPQNVEVVLCPPAPYLDYAAGLVSKPQVSVGAQNAYYKAAGAFTGENSVEQIKDVGAKWVIIGHSERRTLFKETDEEVAEKTKFALDQGLGVILCIGETLEEKKAGVTLKVVETQLNAVIAQVKDWSNVVVAYEPVWAIGTGLAATPEDAQDIHASIRKYLSEKLGADVAEKTRILYGGSANGSNAVTFKDKKDVDGFLVGGASLKPEFVDIINSRN, from the coding sequence ATGGCCAGAACTTTCTTTGTCGGTGGTAACTTCAAGCTAAATGGTAACAAGCAATCCATTAAGGAGATTGTTGAGAGAATCAACAAGGCTTCTATCCCACAAAATGTTGAGGTCGTCTTGTGCCCACCAGCCCCATACTTGGACTACGCTGCTGGCTTGGTGTCCAAGCCTCAGGTCTCTGTCGGTGCCCAGAACGCCTACTACAAGGCTGCTGGTGCCTTCACCGGTGAGAACTCTGTTGAGCAGATCAAGGACGTTGGTGCCAAGTGGGTCATCATCGGTCACTCCGAGAGAAGAACCTTGTTCAAGGAGACCGACGAGGAGGTCGCTGAGAAGACCAAGTTCGCTTTGGACCAAGGTCTAGGTGTCATCTTGTGTATCGGTGAGACCTTGgaggagaagaaggccgGTGTCACCTTGAAGGTCGTCGAGACCCAATTGAACGCCGTCATCGCCCAGGTCAAGGACTGGTCCAACGTCGTCGTTGCCTACGAGCCAGTGTGGGCTATCGGTACCGGTTTGGCCGCTACCCCAGAGGACGCTCAAGACATCCACGCCAGCATCAGAAAATACTTGTCTGAGAAATTGGGCGCTGACGTCGCTGAGAAGACCAGAATCTTGTACGGTGGTTCCGCCAACGGCTCGAACGCTGTTAccttcaaggacaagaaggacgTCGACGGTTTCCTCGTTGGTggtgcttctttgaagccagAGTTCGTCGACATCATCAACTCCAGAAACTAA
- the RDH54 gene encoding DNA-dependent ATPase RDH54 (similar to uniprot|P38086 Saccharomyces cerevisiae YBR073W RDH54 DNA-dependent ATPase stimulates strand exchange by modifying the topology of double- stranded DNA involved in the recombinational repair of double-strand breaks in DNA during mitosis and meiosis proposed to be involved in crossover interference), protein MRVPQYVNKPFKSPVICKKSVSTTESPTPTQQMKAPAVVRPLSKRAPSDVAPSINKKAAQGVAYYSIMYRKRSTKKHKTWDGDGTAIEMSNGSFRFYKDDGRFFGSGSLGKGEDKFERIFTCSGCEVQLDHQIEDEQEVSKLEEILGSSTKSTNQIVKPSLGHKIKQGTSSRSPSPGIQVVHYLPTQKFKPVYRNSQSDSFESTPGAANARRFPPIFDPSQIEDPLIMNTFTGAECDVIVDPILSKHLRPHQRVGVKFMYDCVMGLSRPSQHEDDGKTSCLLQKTDEVQGCLLADEMGLGKTLMTIALIWTLLKQTPTPSKETTSQFGIPLQGLCNKVLVVCPVTLIANWKREFSKWLGLNRIGILTLDSKSTPEKDKLHVRNFLRVQRTYQVLILGYEKLLSVTEALQQESSSIGLMVCDEGHRLKNGQSKTLSALNSLDISRKVLLTGTPIQNDLTEFFTIIDFLNCGIMGNFSQFKRDYINPITRARDVNNKYNETIQTRGKDRTDELIDATKKFTLRRTADTISKFLPPKTDVVLFCKPTKSQIQAFEKILTNAQLDLSSITPSSSLALITLFKKICNSPSLISQDSYYLENIKSKSDLTGCLGLDSGKLRVLLALLENIRSSYPQEKVVIVSNYTQTLDIIQNILTSNRFAFTRLDGNTPTKERDRIVRAFNTVPSLFAFLLSAKSGGVGLNLIGASRLVLFDNDWNPAIDLQAMSRIHRDGQRRPCFIYRLLTTGCIDEKIFQRQLMKISLSFRFMGDQESSSSIKADDNLFETDDLKDLFTVLTSTKSNTHDLICACHGQKEHVSDSKVTAATMAETGAKGWTSAMDLMASMEKAESEKIAEKAALVQQCLVDYEHIETLKAHEIISEAALESQTDVTFAFIKSSKI, encoded by the coding sequence ATGAGGGTCCCACAGTATGTGAACAAGCCCTTTAAGTCGCCGGTGATATGCAAGAAATCCGTCAGCACCACTGAGAGCCCCACCCCCACCCAACAGATGAAAGCTCCCGCTGTTGTCCGACCACTAAGCAAGAGGGCGCCCTCGGATGTTGCGCCTTCCATCAATAAGAAAGCGGCCCAAGGCGTTGCTTATTACAGTATTATGTACCGCAAGCGCAGTACAAAAAAGCACAAGACTTGGGACGGTGATGGAACCGCTATTGAAATGAGCAATGGCTCCTTTAGATTTTACAAAGATGATGGCcgcttttttggaagcgGAAGCCTTGGGAAGGGCGAGGACAAGTTCGAAAGGATATTCACCTGCTCGGGGTGTGAGGTTCAGCTCGACCACCAGATTGAGGATGAACAGGAAGTTTCAAAGCTCGAGGAGATCTTGGGTTCTTCGACAAAGTCAACGAACCAAATAGTCAAACCTTCTTTAGGACACAAGATCAAACAAGGAACTTCTAGCCGTAGCCCTTCGCCCGGAATTCAAGTTGTCCACTATTTGCcaactcaaaagttcaagccTGTTTATAGAAACTCGCAGAGCGACTCGTTTGAATCAACACCTGGCGCTGCAAACGCGCGAAGATTTCCGCCTATTTTTGATCCTTCCCAAATAGAGGATCCATTAATTATGAACACATTTACAGGAGCGGAGTGTGATGTAATTGTGGACCCCAtcctttcaaagcatctcAGACCTCACCAACGTGTCGGGGTGAAGTTTATGTATGATTGTGTGATGGGCCTCTCACGGCCCTCGCAGCACGAAGATGACGGGAAAACCTCCTGTTTATTACAAAAAACagatgaagttcaaggctGTTTACTGGCTGATGAGATGGGTCTTGGCAAAACTCTTATGACCATCGCATTGATTTGGACCTTGCTGAAACAGACCCCAACTCCTTCTAAAGAAACCACTTCTCAATTTGGGATACCGTTACAAGGGCTTTGCAACAAAGTGTTAGTAGTGTGCCCTGTTACACTTATAGCTAATTGGAAGCGAGAGTTTTCGAAATGGCTCGGCCTCAATCGGATAGGTATCCTTACACTTGACTCAAAAAGCACACCCGAGAAAGACAAATTACACGTCCGTAATTTCTTGAGGGTTCAAAGAACTTACCAGGTTTTGATTCTCGGCTATGAGAAGCTCCTCAGTGTTACTGAAGCACTACAACAAGAGAGCTCAAGCATCGGTCTAATGGTTTGTGATGAAGGCCACCGTTTGAAGAATGGTCAATCGAAAACACTAAGCGCACTTAATTCCCTCGATATATCTCGCAAGGTTTTACTAACGGGTACACCAATTCAAAACGATTTAACTGAGTTTTTTACCATTATCGATTTTCTTAACTGTGGGATCATGGGGAACTTTTCCCAATTCAAAAGAGATTACATCAATCCTATTACAAGAGCCAGAGATGTTAACAACAAGTACAATGAAACTATACAAACAAGAGGTAAAGATAGAACAGATGAGCTTATAGATGCGACGAAGAAATTCACCTTGAGGCGAACTGCTGATACTATCTCCAAGTTTCTTCCCCCCAAAACCGATGTCGTGTTGTTCTGTAAACCTACCAAATCTCAAATCCAGGCATTTGAAAAAATCCTTACGAACGCTCAATTGGATCTTTCAAGTATAACGCCGAGCTCGTCACTCGCTCTGATCacgcttttcaaaaagatttgCAATTCTCCCAGCCTTATATCTCAAGATTCTTATTatcttgaaaatatcaagTCCAAGTCTGACCTAACTGGATGTCTTGGTTTGGATTCAGGGAAATTGCGGGTGCTTTTGGcacttcttgaaaacatAAGATCTTCTTatcctcaagaaaaagtcGTCATAGTGTCAAACTATACCCAGACTTTGGATatcattcaaaacatccTAACGAGCAATCGCTTTGCATTTACCAGGCTCGATGGGAATACTCCCACCAAAGAACGGGATCGCATAGTGCGAGCATTCAATACAGTACCGTCGCTTTTTGCGTTCTTACTGAGTGCAAAATCAGGGGGCGTGGGGCTCAATCTTATTGGCGCATCAAGGCTTGTTCTGTTCGATAACGACTGGAACCCAGCTATTGATCTTCAAGCTATGTCAAGAATACACAGAGACGGCCAACGTAGGCCCTGCTTCATATACAGGCTATTAACTACTGGATGCATTGATGAGaagatttttcaaaggcAGCTAATGAAGATTAGTCTCAGTTTCAGATTTATGGGAGaccaagaaagctcttcaagcatAAAAGCTGATGATAACCTTTTCGAGACCGATGATCTCAAAGACCTCTTTACAGTCCTCACATCGACCAAAAGCAACACACATGACTTGATCTGCGCTTGTCATGGCCAAAAGGAGCATGTCTCTGATTCAAAGGTGACGGCTGCGACAATGGCGGAAACTGGGGCCAAAGGTTGGACGAGCGCGATGGATTTAATGGCAAGTATGGAAAAGGCTGAAAGTGAGAAGATAGCAGAAAAGGCGGCTTTAGTACAACAATGCTTGGTCGACTATGAACATATCGAAACCTTGAAAGCCCACGAAATTATTTCTGAAGCAGCGTTGGAGTCACAAACTGATGTAACTTTCGCATTTATCAAAAGTAGTAAAATTTAG
- the VMS1 gene encoding Vms1p (similar to uniprot|Q66RH0 Saccharomyces cerevisiae YDR049W Hypothetical ORF) gives MEGSSKTIKKNDLYAFELPKEILESLELMVFDASVAEVQVETKTHRAEPEAKQPVEADSSYTRACRTCGEEFSSEILQKSHYKTDYHRFNIKRKLNDMPALSLDEFEVMTENNDVESISGSDTESESEKDEDIYKEDKDKLSAILENQVTKLDIQGDLSESKSHLNTRSPHIFFKSSFLPENEVFSAFKALFSKATISKPLETIISWNSNNESKNAVDAPFSALFMVGGGHFAGAIVSHKRLNIKGHMTKGNETLQERAVQFLEHKTFHRYTTRRKQGGAQSTMDNSKGKANSAGSSLRRYNETALRMDIQQLLRQWEPYLKNCENIFIRAKSTSDQKIFVDSNTCIKKEDPRLRSFPFTTKRPTGHELKRAWCELSYLHIESKPKAVVTKESTPEVAVRKEQKTQDASVQKQNPEVVHTREIVALLKKSRAPMLISYIKKNNLDVNFILQPSLEYAQTPTMLHYASQQGLKNMVLILLNNLKCDPTLKNINGRTPWDLTKKKEVHQAFQIARFNLGESFTNWEASNVGEALSREQVDALNEKELKQKEAERADAIKVELEAAKAKQELDKEAKRGSGRTLLPQMSSTQQTMNSLSENQRMRLMREQRARAAEARMRQNMG, from the coding sequence ATGGAAGGCTCATCAAAGaccatcaagaagaatgaCCTGTATGCCTTTGAGCTTCCAAAAGAAATATTAGAGTCTCTTGAGCTTATGGTCTTCGACGCATCTGTCGCCGAAGTCCAGGTCGAGACCAAAACACACAGAGCTGAGCCTGAAGCCAAACAACCAGTCGAGGCCGATAGCAGCTACACTCGTGCATGCAGAACCTGTGGAGAAGAATTCTCCTCGGAGATTTTGCAAAAATCTCATTATAAGACTGATTATCATAGATTCAACATTAAGCGCAAACTAAATGACATGCCAGCCCTGAGTTTGGACGAGTTTGAGGTTATGACGGAAAACAATGACGTGGAAAGTATATCAGGGTCGGATACAGAGTCTGAGTCGGAAAAGGATGAAGACATTTACAAAGAGGATAAAGATAAACTCTCCGCCATTCTCGAAAACCAGGTGACCAAGCTGGACATCCAAGGCGATCTCTCAGAATCCAAAAGTCACCTAAATACAAGGTCTCCGCatatcttcttcaaatcctCTTTCCTTCCTGAAAACGAGGTTTTTAGTGCCTTCAAGGCATTATTCTCAAAAGCGACAATATCAAAACCTCTAGAAACTATAATCAGTTGGAATAGCAACAATGAATCAAAAAATGCAGTCGACGCTCCGTTCTCTGCGCTGTTTATGGTAGGCGGCGGCCATTTTGCTGGTGCTATTGTTTCACACAAGCGGCTGAACATCAAAGGCCATATGACAAAGGGAAATGAGACATTACAAGAAAGGGCTGTGCAATTTTTAGAACATAAGACATTTCACAGATACACAACAAGAAGGAAGCAGGGTGGAGCTCAATCCACAATGGATAACAGCAAAGGAAAAGCAAATTCCGCTGGATCTTCTTTGCGTAGATATAATGAGACAGCGCTCAGAATGGATATTCAACAATTGCTTCGTCAATGGGAGCCATatctcaaaaattgcgAGAACATTTTTATTAGAGCTAAGAGTACCAGCGATCAAAAAATCTTTGTCGACAGCAATACGTGCAttaaaaaagaagacccGCGGTTGAGATCATTTCCATTCACTACGAAGCGCCCAACAGGTCACGAGCTGAAAAGGGCATGGTGTGAACTATCTTATTTGCATATCGAAAGTAAGCCTAAGGCTGTCGTGACTAAAGAATCCACTCCTGAGGTTGCGGTCAGAAAAGAACAGAAGACTCAGGATGCTAGtgttcaaaagcagaacCCAGAAGTAGTACACACTAGGGAAATTGTagcacttttgaaaaagtcgcGAGCACCTATGTTAATATCTTACATTAAAAAGAATAATCTTGACGTGAACTTTATTTTACAGCCATCGCTGGAGTACGCTCAAACCCCGACAATGCTACATTACGCCTCGCAGCAGGGGTTAAAGAACATGGTTTTAATTTTGCTCAATAATCTTAAGTGCGACCCAACACTGAAAAACATCAATGGAAGAACACCATGGGATTtgaccaaaaagaaggaagttcaccaagcttttcagaTCGCCAGGTTCAACTTGGGAGAGTCCTTTACCAACTGGGAAGCGTCAAATGTCGGTGAAGCTCTAAGTAGAGAGCAGGTCGACGCACTCAATGAGAAAGAATTGAAACAGAAGGAAGCCGAAAGAGCAGATGCCATAAAAGTGGAACTAGAAGCTGCGAAGGCAAAGCAAGAACTTGAtaaagaagccaaaagagGGTCCGGAAGAACGCTTTTACCACAGATGTCATCAACGCAACAGACCATGAACTCTTTGAGCGAGAACCAAAGAATGCGTCTCATGAGGGAGCAAAGAGCCAGGGCTGCAGAGGCTAGAATGAGACAAAATATGGGTTGA